From the genome of Haloferax mediterranei ATCC 33500, one region includes:
- a CDS encoding APC family permease: protein MTDGNDGTPAGKAMPEADALVSSDPSVDVGAAADEVTILESGTELERTIGLRGGLAIGIGTMVGAGIFVFPGLAAGEAGPAAAVSFAIGAVIALLVALPTSELATAMPKSGGAYYFVSRGMGSTFGAVVGIGLWLGLVFASAFYLVGFAQYAIAVLEEIGVPALLVGNVSLVAVLGVGFGLVLTTLSIFGTENTTKLQNSIVSLLLGILLVFLVYGSLDTLGLFGRQTVPEQFVPYGTFSIFTTAALVFTSYLGFAQVATVAGEITKPSRNLPLAMIGSVLVVGVLYVVTILVSTGAFGSEQLATFGETAIVEVAREYLGFPGAVAILIAGLFATVSSANASILSSSRALYALSRDALVPPQLARINLRYGTPHLALTLVGGPTVVLVAVGETEVLAEVASFLHLITYGFMCLALIVIRRSNPDWYDPSFRVPGYPLVPILGAIASFGLVAFMQPLSQIVGAVVALSALAWYFAYARDVRLKGVSDDA from the coding sequence ATGACCGATGGCAACGACGGTACTCCGGCGGGTAAAGCGATGCCCGAAGCCGATGCGCTCGTCTCGTCAGACCCATCCGTGGACGTTGGAGCCGCGGCTGACGAGGTGACTATCCTCGAAAGCGGGACCGAGTTAGAGCGAACAATCGGACTCCGCGGGGGCCTCGCTATCGGTATCGGGACGATGGTTGGTGCCGGAATCTTCGTCTTCCCCGGTCTCGCGGCGGGTGAAGCCGGTCCCGCAGCGGCCGTGTCCTTCGCAATCGGCGCTGTTATCGCCCTGCTCGTTGCGTTACCGACTTCCGAGTTGGCCACGGCGATGCCCAAAAGCGGGGGTGCGTACTACTTCGTCTCCCGTGGGATGGGGTCCACCTTCGGTGCTGTGGTTGGCATCGGACTCTGGTTGGGTCTCGTCTTCGCCTCGGCGTTTTATCTCGTCGGGTTCGCACAGTACGCGATTGCGGTGCTCGAAGAGATCGGTGTACCGGCGCTTCTCGTCGGTAATGTCTCGCTTGTGGCTGTGTTAGGTGTCGGGTTTGGTCTCGTATTGACCACACTCAGTATATTCGGGACCGAGAATACGACGAAACTACAGAACAGTATCGTGAGTCTCCTGTTGGGGATTCTCCTCGTCTTCCTCGTCTACGGGTCTCTCGACACGCTCGGCCTTTTTGGTCGCCAAACTGTCCCTGAGCAGTTCGTTCCCTACGGGACATTTAGTATCTTTACGACGGCGGCGCTGGTCTTCACCTCGTACCTCGGTTTCGCACAGGTAGCGACCGTCGCAGGCGAGATAACGAAACCGAGTCGAAATCTCCCGCTCGCGATGATTGGTTCCGTGCTCGTTGTGGGTGTTCTGTATGTCGTAACCATCTTGGTTTCGACGGGTGCGTTCGGCAGTGAGCAACTTGCCACCTTCGGGGAAACGGCAATCGTCGAGGTTGCCAGAGAATATCTCGGGTTCCCCGGTGCGGTCGCCATCCTCATCGCCGGACTCTTTGCGACGGTTTCGAGCGCCAACGCCTCTATCTTGAGTTCGTCTCGCGCGTTGTACGCACTGAGTCGTGACGCGCTGGTTCCGCCGCAGCTCGCGCGAATCAACCTTCGGTATGGGACGCCTCACCTCGCCCTTACGCTCGTCGGTGGCCCGACTGTCGTCCTCGTCGCCGTCGGCGAGACGGAAGTGCTCGCGGAGGTTGCGTCGTTTCTGCACCTCATCACGTACGGATTCATGTGTCTGGCGCTCATCGTGATTCGCCGGTCGAATCCCGACTGGTACGACCCGTCGTTCCGCGTTCCCGGATACCCGCTGGTGCCAATCCTCGGGGCTATTGCGAGTTTCGGCCTCGTTGCGTTCATGCAGCCTCTTTCGCAGATAGTTGGGGCAGTCGTCGCTCTCTCCGCCTTGGCGTGGTACTTCGCCTACGCACGCGATGTCCGTTTGAAGGGGGTGAGCGACGATGCGTGA
- a CDS encoding tyrosine-type recombinase/integrase, producing the protein MNWSRKSLDELEAFYWDTVAPAMDREGMDPTRDVPTYEWLTDHGWSGIAYALREKHDLTPRDFFVDVVGLGEDESDAGYEWGIDAEATVEAFESYLDMLESRRGLADSTLPTRRTHLARFARTYRDLHGTADLLSRLDDRDAEPDEIDRCLNVLDEFDDELATDGTKLKYLQTVRAFYEYLVDFRRARYNPVENAAKQFRWEQGQPDNRTMTAEQVGRVYGVADDLEERLLVLGLAGWGLRPNELASLDASQLVLTGDDPHIAFEERKNGPGTVALLYGVDAVAARTDDLSDDDWNGALFPSSRSSTGHIARETVNRRFKRLASEAGVTVDGKVPTAKLCRRFWYTAYQEAVDDMLAQLEGVAADQGSKSASVVMSNYLSEERRRSFRRQAMREKLAAVFESEADGVEVGAEQTMVN; encoded by the coding sequence GTGAACTGGTCTCGGAAGTCACTCGACGAACTGGAAGCGTTCTACTGGGATACCGTCGCGCCAGCGATGGACCGCGAGGGAATGGACCCGACACGCGACGTGCCCACCTACGAGTGGCTCACCGACCACGGTTGGTCGGGTATCGCCTACGCACTGCGCGAGAAACACGACCTCACACCGCGAGACTTCTTCGTCGACGTCGTCGGTCTCGGTGAGGACGAATCCGATGCGGGCTACGAGTGGGGCATCGACGCCGAGGCCACCGTCGAAGCGTTCGAATCCTACCTCGACATGCTCGAATCGCGGCGCGGACTCGCCGACTCGACGCTTCCGACCCGTCGAACCCACCTCGCACGGTTCGCCCGCACCTATCGCGACCTCCACGGGACCGCCGACCTGCTTTCTCGACTGGACGACAGGGACGCCGAACCTGACGAGATCGACCGCTGTCTCAACGTCCTCGACGAGTTCGACGACGAACTCGCAACCGACGGGACGAAACTCAAATATCTCCAGACGGTCCGCGCCTTCTACGAGTACCTTGTCGACTTCCGTCGGGCGCGGTACAACCCCGTCGAGAACGCCGCCAAGCAGTTCCGCTGGGAGCAGGGGCAACCGGACAACCGAACCATGACGGCCGAGCAGGTCGGCAGGGTGTACGGCGTTGCCGACGACCTCGAAGAACGCCTGCTCGTCCTCGGTCTCGCCGGGTGGGGACTCCGCCCGAACGAACTCGCATCGCTCGACGCCTCGCAACTCGTCCTCACCGGTGACGACCCGCACATCGCGTTCGAGGAGCGAAAGAACGGCCCCGGAACGGTCGCGCTGCTCTACGGTGTCGATGCCGTGGCGGCGCGAACCGACGACCTCTCCGACGACGACTGGAACGGCGCGCTCTTTCCCTCGTCGCGTTCCTCGACGGGACACATCGCCCGCGAAACGGTCAACCGCCGGTTCAAACGCCTCGCTAGCGAGGCGGGCGTGACCGTCGACGGGAAAGTACCCACAGCGAAGCTCTGCCGCCGGTTCTGGTACACGGCGTATCAGGAAGCAGTCGACGACATGCTGGCGCAGTTGGAGGGTGTCGCCGCCGACCAAGGGTCGAAAAGCGCCAGCGTCGTCATGTCGAACTACCTTTCAGAGGAGCGCCGCCGGTCGTTCCGCCGGCAGGCGATGCGAGAGAAGTTAGCTGCAGTGTTCGAATCGGAGGCAGATGGGGTTGAGGTGGGAGCCGAGCAGACGATGGTAAACTGA
- a CDS encoding universal stress protein, translating to MRDAGNVRVLVPVAVLEGQVIPDQVIRLLSSATVVLLAYHEIPEQTAPEQAREQFEPKARTELEDLVEAFETEGTAVETHLVFTHDSGQTIERTATEADCDAVLLSNPAPTLDRIIVPVKEHINIDTISKVVAGLGRGRDVDITLFHAVANDEAVPDGEALLDEVVNELTTLGLDRDKLSRSVVVAQKPLQALISGAEDHDVVVMGEEEPTIRGQLFGETSERVAEQTVGPVIVVRRPLEPDETDEVDEADEAGEIDEADETDEIDEADETDEIDEADNTG from the coding sequence ATGCGTGATGCTGGTAACGTTCGCGTGCTCGTTCCCGTCGCCGTGCTGGAGGGGCAGGTGATTCCGGACCAGGTGATACGCTTACTTTCGAGTGCGACAGTCGTTCTCTTGGCGTACCACGAAATTCCCGAACAGACGGCACCAGAGCAAGCGCGCGAACAGTTCGAACCCAAGGCTCGGACCGAACTCGAAGACCTCGTAGAGGCATTCGAAACCGAGGGAACTGCAGTCGAGACACATCTCGTGTTCACCCACGACTCCGGCCAGACAATCGAGCGGACCGCCACAGAAGCCGACTGTGACGCGGTGTTACTTTCGAACCCAGCCCCCACTCTTGACCGAATCATCGTCCCGGTCAAAGAACACATCAATATCGACACGATTAGCAAGGTCGTCGCGGGTCTCGGTCGGGGTCGGGATGTCGATATTACGCTGTTCCACGCCGTCGCTAACGACGAGGCCGTCCCGGACGGTGAAGCACTCCTCGACGAGGTCGTAAACGAACTTACCACCCTCGGTCTCGACCGTGACAAACTATCTCGCTCTGTTGTCGTCGCACAGAAGCCGCTTCAGGCACTTATCTCGGGTGCTGAAGACCACGACGTCGTCGTGATGGGTGAGGAGGAACCGACGATTCGTGGCCAGTTATTCGGTGAGACGTCCGAGCGCGTCGCAGAGCAAACTGTCGGTCCAGTGATTGTCGTTCGGCGACCGCTCGAACCTGACGAGACGGACGAGGTTGATGAGGCGGACGAGGCGGGCGAGATTGATGAGGCGGACGAGACGGACGAGATTGATGAGGCGGACGAGACGGACGAGATTGATGAGGCGGACAACACGGGATGA